The Thermococcus sp. genome segment ATCGTTGAGCCCTCCTCCGTTGGTTGGGATTGCGATCTTCATCCTCACCACCTCTCGTCCTTTTGGTATTTTGTGCATATGCACAGTATTTAAATCTTTCGGTCGCCCTAATGACGGCCTGTTCTTACTATGTATGATGCCAGAACTTTGAACAGGTACGGGGTCGAATAAGTCAAGTGAATACCTACAGCGGTTATTCTTCGAAATTGGTCCTAGTTGGGAACTTCTACCAGAGGTCATCAGGAAGGGTGAACCCCTCACCGAAGAAGCCGCACTCAGGATAAGCAGGATTACGGTGTTCGTCATCGGTATCCTCGCGGCTGTCCTGGCGTACTTCGCGAAGGACATAATATTCTGGTTCGTGCTCTTCGCCTGGGGAGGTCTGGGAGCCTCAATAGGACCAACGTTGATACTCTCGCTATACTGGGGGGACCCTGACCACCATCATCTGGAAGCTCTACCTTAAGGCCAGCACCGGCATCTACGAGCTCGTCCCGGCCTTTGCCTTCGCCCTGCTGGCGACGGTTGTGGTCAGCCTAATCACCCAGCCCCCCGAGAACGTCGATGAAATAATGGAAGCCATGGAGTGAGCTTTCTTTTCTTTTTTCTGTGTTGTAGGAGCGTGGATGCGTTTCAGTCCTTCTTTGCTTGAACCTGCCCCCAGAGATCGTCGAAGTTCTCAACGACCCGCCGAAGGGCGATGTTCAGCTCCCTGGTTTGGGTGAAAAAGACCACCTTGTCGGTACTGTCTCGAATCCTGATGAAATTGGGCCCCATCCTGAAGGCGGCCAGTACATCCATGTCAGAAAGCTGGTTGATTACGGTTCTAAACTTCCGCGGGTCCCCGTGCCCCTTGTCCTCTTCCTCTTTGAAGTCCTTGGCCCTGTTGGGCCTCTTTTCGAGGAGTTTAATGCCCCCGTCCTCGCAGATTTTGTAAATCGCGAAGAACTCCGAATCCCCGTAGTGGGCATCTATAAGGTGTTCATCGTCTTCCATTCCAAATGCCACCTTAAGGCAGCGCTTTTCCACCATCTGGCATCACCGTTTTGAGCATATGCACAAACTTTAAAAGTCTTTAGGCCGGTCTAATTCCTGGAGGTGAGAGCTTGCAGATAGCGGTGAGTGGGGGAAAGGGAGGAACCGGAAAGTCAACCGTCGCGGTCAACCTTGCGATAGCTCTGAGTGACCATTACGACCTCGTCCTGGCGGATCTCGACGTCGAGGCCCCGAACGACCACCTCCTCCTCGGAGTGAGACTTGCCAACGAAGAGCCTGTCGAGATGTTCATGCCGCGTTTTGACTACCAGAAGTGCACCCGGTGCAGGAAGTGCGCCGAAGTCTGCGAGGAGCACGCCATAGTCGCCATGAGGGACGGCACACCTTTCCTCATGCCGAACCTCTGCTCCGGCTGTGGGGCATGCGATATAGTCTGCCCGGTTCCGGGGGCCATTCTGCCGGGCAAGAAGCTGATGGGGCACACCTACCTCACCGAGACGCCCTACGGATTCCCGCTCGTTACAGGGAGGCTCCTTGAGGGTGAGGAAAGAGCGATGCCGGTTGTTTCGCGGGCAAAGATGCGCGCCCGGGAGCTTGGGAAGGAGCTTTTGATGGTTGACACCGCCGCCGGAACGAGCAACACGGTCTCGAAGGCCATTGAGGACTCAAGGCTCATCATAGCCGTCACCGAGCCAACTCCCCTCGGCATTCACGACGGTGAGCTGATACTCAGGCTGGCGAAACTGATGGGAATCCCTGCGGTGGTGGCTGTAAACCGCTCGGACCTCGGCGACGTGGCTAAGGTGCGCGAGATAGCGGAGAGGTACGGAGCAGAGGTGATAGCCGAGATCCCCTACAGCGAGAACATCATAAGGAGCTATGTGGAAGGGAAGCCCGTAGTTCTGACGGACTACCCTGAGGCAGGCATTTTCAGGGAGATGGCCTCCAGGGTCGCTGAGTTTCTCGGGGGTGGTGAGTAATGCAGCTGGTCATAGCGAGCGGTAAGGGGGGAGTCGGGAAAAGCACCGTTACCGCTTCGCTCCTCTACCTGCTGAAGGACGAGTACAGGTTTGTTGCCGTCGATGCCGATGCAGACGCGCCGAATCTCGACCTGCTCCTGGGGGTGGATCACTGGGAGGCTGAAAAGGAACTCGTTGGTGCCAAGGTGGCGCGCATAAACACCGGGAGCTGCGTGCGGTGCGGCATCTGTCAGGAGCGCTGCCCCTATGATTGCATCAGGGTGATTGACGGCGATTACGTCGTGAACGAGCTCACCTGCGAGGGATGCAACGTCTGCGGCCTTGTCTGTCCGGTTCAGGGGACGATAACGCTGGAGGAAGTCCGCTCCGGCGTGGTGAAGAAGACGACCACCCGCTACGGTTTCCCTCTGATTTCAGCCCAGCTTGACGTCGGAAGGCCCAACAGCGGAAAGCTGGTCACCGAGGAGAAGGAGTGGGCGAAAAAGCTGATGGGCGAGCTTGGCCTGGAGCACATGATAGTGGACAGCGCCGCTGGAATAGGCTGCCAGGTCGTAGCCAGCCTCGGCGGTGCCGACGCTGTGGTGCTCATCGCGGAGCCCACACCGGCATCGCTGAGTGACGTCCAGCGCGCCTACAGGGTCGTCCAGCACTTCAGGCAGCCGGCCTACCTCGTAATCAACAAGGCCGACCTCAACCCGGGCTTCACAGGGCTTGGGGAGTGGGCGGAAAGTGAGGGCATCCCAATCCTCGGGGAGATACCCTACGACCGGGCCGTTCCGAGGAGCATGGGCATGCTCAGGCCATTCGTGGAGGCATTCCCCGATTCAAAGGCGGCGGGGGCGATGAGGGAAATAGCGGAGCGGGTAAAAGATGAAATCCTGAAATGACTACTACAGATTTCCAAGGGGAAGGTTTGTTCCTTCCCCGTTCACCACCACCGCAACCCTCATGGAGATGGGGAGGTTTTCACTGTCATTAACAGTCTCGTTGAAGACCACCACGAAGGAACCGTATGGGTCCTTTGCCCAGATCCCAACCGAGTTTTCATTGTCGATTCCAGTGGGAATGAACGCCCCTCCTCCATCCCCCTCACAGGAGTTTATCTCTTCTCCGTTTTCAGCGCGCTGCCAGCACCTCCAGGCTATCTCACCGGTAGTCTTGACGATGCTGAGGTTCTTTGGATAGAAGAGGGAGATGCCTTCGACCCTATCCACAGTTGCGGGGTTTGAAAGGTAGTACAGGAACACCACAGCCTTTCCCTCTATCTCCGTGTAGACCATGCCGTAAAGGACATCGAAGTCCTTGAAGTCGGGGGTGATTTCTCTAATCGGGGGAACTGCCAAGTATGATTTTTCCATATGCCACCCCGAAGAGCCGCTGACAGCCTTGGAGAGATTGGCGAAGGAGTAGGCGTATCTCTGGTAGACCCTCCCTATTTTTCCGTCCTCGGCCAGTTCCTGCAAAACTGCAAGGGGGTAGTTGGGGTCTAGCGAGGCGTTGAACGAGCTTCTCAGAACACTTACGAGGCTCTCGGTTCCGTTAACCCCATCCGCCCACCTCTCAACGTTTATCGGGTTGACGTAGGGGCATATCGTGTAAGTTAGGTGGTCGGGCTTTTGGGAGTTTTCACCGGGATTCCGGAGGTCTGAGAAGGATACGACGAGTCCTGCTATAACAACGAGGGTCATTCCAACAACCAGCAGCTTTCCAAAGTTCATACCAACCACATAATTTCATCTTACGTACGGTAAATAAAGTTTTCGTTCTCGTAGTAATCACCGACCCAAACCTTAAAAGCCCCGCCGTGTAGTCCCTCCGGTGGTGTAAATGGCCGAGACAAACGAGCAGCTTGAAAGGCTCGCTTACGAGTATCAGCTCCTTCAGGCCCAGGCACAGCTCCTGGCCCAGAACCTCGAACTGCTCACCCTTGGGCGGAACGAGTTTCAGGCGGTCAAGGAAACGCTGGAAGAGCTCAAGAAGGTCGAGGAGGAGAAGCCGGAGATCCTGGTGCCCATCGGTGCGGGCTCATTCCTGAAGGCGAGGATAGAGGACAAGGAGAACGCGATAGTCAGCGTTGGAGCTGGATATGCCATCGAAAAGAACCTCGACGACGCCATAGCGTACCTCGACGCCCGTATAAAGGAGTACGAAGAGGCCATAGCCAGGACCCAGGAGGCCCTCAGAAAGCTTGAGGGACAGCTGGGAGAACTCGCCCAGAAGGCGCAGGAGCTTCAGCAGAGGCAGGCGATGGGCTTCAGTGTTAAGAGGTGAGTTTTACCCAAAATTTTTCGGGTCTGAGCCTCGAAATCTTGAGATAATATTTTAAACTTTTTATCCCATAGTACGTTTTAGTATGTGGAGGAAACTCAGGATAACTTCAATCATGCTGGTTTTAACCCTGCTTCTTGGAACCTTGGGGTTAGCCGTACCCACTATCACTGTGAATGTCCAGGAAATTGGAACTGGAACCAACAGGCTTGTGAGCCCTGTCTGGGAGGGAAGGTACACACTGTGGGAGTCGGGTACCGACGTTGTTGCCGTGGAGTTGATACTGACCGCTGACATGCCTGCTGGCACGGTTATATACGTCACGCTGAAAAACTCCTCCGGTGTTGTTGTTTCAAACGGCACCCTGGTCGTTGGGGCTGGAGGCATTCCCGCAGGAACGCCCTTCAACGTTACCGTGACCCCCGTTAACTCTGCATGGGTGGATCCAACACAGACCGAAGTTGTGGTCCTGTCCTCGGAGTACTACGGGGACACTTCCGGCCCGATTTTTGTGAACACTCAAAAGCTTGGGATTGGGACTTACGACGGCAGCTACTCCCGCCCCATAACCGTCTATGGAAGCTCCGTTTTCCTGGATTACTACCCAATACGGATGTTGTTTATATCGTCCAATCCCTCTTTCCCGTGGGACTCGCTTTATTTCACGAACACCACCGGGAGCTGCCTGTATTACTGGAAGGAGTTCAACGGGACGTTCGTCAATTCCGATGGGAGAACCTACTCCTGGGCGGTGTTCTGGGTGAACGTCACGAACATTCCAGCCAATTCCAATGAGACCATTTTTGTGAACTACCTGGGGACTGGGAACCCGTGCTCGGCTTACGTCAACCCCAACAGGGTATTCCTGTTCTACGACAACTTTACCAGTCTTGCCAACTGGCAGGTGGGGGGCACCCCAACCCTCTCCGGAGGAGAGCTCCAGCTTGATAGGGGGGACTGGATACTGAGTACGAGGAGCTTTCCGGTGCCCTATTCCGTCGAAGTTTTTACGAACCTTGCCTATGACGATGGAACTCCCTACGATACAAGGGGAGGGGGGTTCTTCTCCTGGGTCTATTCACTGGGGCCGTTTGTCCTCCCCTACGTGGATTCCGCCGGTTCTGGAGTCGGTGAGGGAATAGGAACGGAATACCTGAACTGGGCGGGCACCTTAATCCCGTGGAGTCAGCAGGATGGGCTGGTTCAGGCGGATGCGAGCTCTCCAATCACAACGCTGAACTGGAACTATGGGAACAGCAATCCAACGTACATTATGGGGCAGTGGGAAATCCTCAATGCGACGGTTACCTCCACATCCGTTGACTTCTCGCAGGTTCTGTTCCTGACGTGGAACGGTGCTAACTGGGTTCTCTCAGCCACTCCCTCCACGGGCATACCCGCGTACACCCGGAGCACGAGTTCCTACACCATAACGGTGACATCCGACGGCAGGATACTGCTCGGCCAGTGGAGCGGCGGACCCACACGCGTGGACTTTGTCTTTGTGAGGAAGTACGTTTCCCCCGAACCCACGTACACCCTCGGGAAAGTGTACTACCACCTCACCTTCGTTCCGGAACCGCCTACTGCATCAATAACCGGAGCCTCGGTTGCCTCAACGGGCATTCCCACGATAGCATCTATCGGAAAATCTGCCCCGGTCGTACTGCCGATCGAAGGTCAGAACCCCGGCGGAAAGACCATTCCACAGCTTCAGAACAAGACCAGTGAAGAGACTGCGTCGAACAACACCAGCGTCTCGGAGAGAATTAAAGAACTGGCAAGGGCCGCGAACCTGACCCTCAGCGATGATGGTCCGTAGCGTACCACTCCACCGTTTTTTTCAGGCCCTCCTCCAGTGAGAACTCCGGCTCGAAGCCGAGCTTTCTTATCTCCCCTATATCGGCGAGGCTGTGCCGTATGTCGCCGGGTCTCGGTTTGTCGAATATGATCGAGGTATTTGCCCCCGTTATCTCGATTATCTTCACCGCCAGCTCAAGGATGCTCGTTTGCTTTCCGGTGGCGACGTTGAAGACCCTTCCGTTGCTCCGTCTGCTCTCGGCCACCAGGAGGTTGGCCCTTACAACGTCCTTCACGTAGATGAAGTCCCTCGTCTGCTTTCCGTCCCCGTAAATCACGAGCGGTTCATTCCTCAGCGCGCGGTTGATGAAGATACTGATAACGCCCGCGTACTGGTTGAAGCCCTGCCTGGGACCGAAGACGTTGAAGTACCTCAGCGCGACAACTGGAAGGCCGTACAGCTCGTGAAAGACACGCAGATACTCCTCGGCTGCAACCTTGGTCAGGCCGTAGGGCGAGAGGGGTTTTGGTCTCTCTGTTTCCTTTAACGGGAGGTTCGGATTGTCCCCGTACACAGCCGCGGATGATGCGAAGATGAGCTTTCCGTGCCCATCGAGCAGTGCCCTCAGGATGTTGATCGTGCCGATGACGTTCACTTCCTCCGTGAAAACCGGATCCCTTATGCTTTCAACGACGCTGACCTGTGCCGCTTCGTGAAAGACGTAATCCGCGTGGCCTATCAGCTCGGCTATGGCGGAGTAGTCTCTGATGTCGGCTTTAACGAGCTTCGCTCCCGGCGGGACGTTCTCCTCCTTTCCGGTGTAGAGGTTGTCTATTATGATTACCTCGTTGTCCTTGACCAGCTCCCAGGCTATGTGGGAGCCTATGAAGCCGGCCCCTCCGGTGACGACCACGAGCTTGTTTCTCATTGCTACCCCCGTTGGTAGTGTTTGCCACAGGTTTTAACCTTTTGTGGGGTCAGCCTTTAGTTTTTTGACTGATTCATGTTGAATTCGAAACCGTTATAAGTCCCCTATTGACTTAAATCTGGGTAAGGAGCCATGCCGAGCTACATCGTTGTTGGCGGTCAGTGGGGAGACGAGGGCAAGGGCTCTGTTATCGCCTACCTTGCCCTGAAGGACGGGCCTGAAATCATAGCGCGCGGTGGAGTGGGGACGAACGCAGGGCACAGCGTTTTTATCAACGGTAAAAAGTACGCGGTGAGACAGCTGCCGACTGCCTTCATCCAGAGAAATGCAAGACTTCTCGTCGGTGCAGGGGTTCTTGTTGATCCGGGGGTTTTCTTCCACGAACTTGAGCACCTCAGGGAATTCAACGTCGCCGAGAGGGTAGGCATTGACTACCGCTGTTCCATAATCGAGGATGAACACAAGAAGCTCGACAGGAGCAACGGCCACCTCCACGAGAGGATAGGCACGACCGGGAGCGGCTGCGGACCGGCAAACGCAGACAGGGTCATGAGGCGGGCGAGACTTGCAAAGGACGTCCCCGAACTTGAGCCCTACCTGACGGACGTCGCCCGGGAAGTTAACGATGCCCTCGACGAAGGAAAGCTAGTGCTCATCGAGGGGACCCAGGGCTTTGGACTGAGCCTCTACTACGGAACATATCCATACGTGACCTCAAAGGATACGACAGCCTCCGCCATAGCGAGTGACGTTGGGATTGGCCCGACGAGGGTTGATGACGTCATTGTCGTCTTCAAGAGCTTTCCAACGAGAGTCGGGGCTGGACCGTTCCCGACGGAGATGAGTCAGGAAGAGGCGGAAAAGCTGGGTCTTGTCGAGTACGGGACGGTAACCGGAAGGAGAAGGAGGGTCGGATGGTTTGACTTCGAGTTTGCCCGCTACTCTGCGAAGCTCAACGGTGCAACGATGCTCGCCCTAACGATGCTCGACAAGTACGACAGGGAGGCCTTCGGGGTTACCGACTACGACAAACTGCCGAGGAAGGCCAGGGAGTTTGTTGAAAAGATCGAAGAACGCGTTGGCGTCCCGGTTGGGCTCATCAAGACCGGGCCGGAGCTTGAACACATAATAGACAGAAGGGAAGTTATCTGATGTCCCCGTTCCCGGACTCCCATCTTTCCTCTTCTTCCAGTCTGACTTCGATGGGATAGGCCGGGGTTTCTGATGGCTTCAGCCTTACCGTGAATACTCCGTGTCCCATGGCCGTGGCAGTGAGGCCGAGGGTTTTCAGGATGTTGTCGACGCTCAAACTGCCATACGGACAGAATATAACCGTGCTCTCCTCAGGGAGCAGGAAATACTCAAACTCTCCCATTGAGGAGTCAGCTATTTTAATGCTGACTTCAGGACTTTCGGGAGCGCTCAGCAGGATCTCCACCTTCCCCCGCTGGCCCGGCGGCGTGTAGAACCTCCCGAGCAGGCTCTTTTCCCTGCCCTCTATCTCGACGTCCACGTATCCGCCGGAAGTTGAAGCGGTGAGGAGCCTTTTGCCGACGACTCTGCCCTCCTGAGTCATGAAGAGCACCACTGTCCCATCGTACGGATGGGTCAGGACTCTCACCGCCGGAAAGCTGGCGAACCCCTTTCCAATGGCTGCACATAGCTTGAACTCCCCGCGGGAGAATTTGAGGGTCGATGACTTTCCTCTTTTCAGGACTTGGAATTTTTTGGCCGAACGCCTCTTTTCGGATCTGTGGAGGGTAATCCTCCCGTACTCGAATTCGAGCTCATCGGGGAACACCAGTCGGGCCCCCTCAAACGTGCAGGCCTCCGCGAGCATGGCCGCCCTCTTGGGCGCCTCCCTCATCTTCACCAGACAGAACATCATGAGACCTATCACTATCAGGGCAAAGGCGAGGTACATGGAGACCCCTATGAACGCCTCCCGGGATGCCCCGCCGCTGACGAGTGTCAGAAGGATCAGGACGATAACTGAAACGAAGAGAACCAAGAACGCCGTGATCAGCCGGGCAAGGAATTCTGTCTCATACGCCTCCAGCACCACCGTCCTCATCGGCATCATCTTCGCTCGCTGTGGACCGAGAGTGTTCGACAAACCAGCGAACTATCACCTCGTGGAACTCGTCCGCCCATTCTGGATCCTCGAATATCTCATGGTATGCCCCCTCGAATTCCCTTATCTCCCTGTCCTCGACGGTGAGTTCCTTGAAAAGTCTCCTGGAGCCCTCGGGCGGTGTTATGACATCCCCCGTGCCGACGATGAGCAGTATGGGAACATTTATTCTCTTGGCCTCCCTGTGCGCCAGCTCCATGTTTTCAAAGATGCTCCTTCCCAGTCTCGCCGAAATCCTGTCGTGAACGAGGGGATCGTCGATGTACCTCCTTACCGCCTCGGGATTCCGGGAGAGGAGCTTTGGATCGAGACCGTTGGACATGGTTATTCCTGGGGCGATTTTTCCGAGGAACTTTGCCAGGGCCACCATGAACGAGGGCGTCTTTGGGCTTCTGGCGAGGGCGGGTGATGAGGCCACGACCCCCCTTACTTTGTCGGCCCTTGTTTCCGCGTACCTTATCACGGCCAGGCCTCCGAGGCTGTGGCCGAAGAGGAAGGGTTTTTCATTTAGTTCCTCAATTATTGAGTCGATTATCTCCATAGCTTCCTCAACGCTCGTGTGCCCCCTTCTGCCGGAGCTCCTGCCGTGGCCCGGCCAGTCAAAGGTGTAGACAGCAAAACCGGCATCGTTCAGCATGCGAATAAGCCTCTCATACCTTCCGCTGTGTTCCCCGAGGCCGTGGACGAGAACTACCCAGCCCCTTTCAGGGGTTCCAAACTTGGCTCTGTGGACTTCCACGCTCACACCTCCAGCCAGAGTCGTTTGAGGGGGAGCCTATCAAATTTATCATCCTCACTAACTATGGCCTGAAGGCCGTTGTTCTGTATTACGGCCGCGTGTAGGGCATCTCGTCGATGGACGTTTCGTAGTCTGGGTCGCTGCTGCCCAGGGCCAGGTAGATGAAGAGGTTCGTGTCCAGGAAGAGCTTCATTCCTCAATCCCCCACGCCTCGTCGAACTCGTCTTTGAGGCTGATTCCCTTGAGTTCCCCCGGTTTTGGCTTTCTCTTTGGGTTTATTTTCTTCCTCTCCTCCCTGATTTTTCTGAGGAGTTCCTCCCCTTCTATGGGCCCGCGTATCACCAGCCCTTTCTCCGTCGGCTCGACTATAACCTCTCCACCTTCCTTTATGCCGTATGCTTCTCTGAAAACCTTTGGAATGACTATCCGGCCCTTCGGCCCGACCTTCAGGCGGATACTAACCAAAGTACCACCTAGTATAACCTTGAGTTTGACCGGTAAAAACCTTGCGGAGAATTGGAAAAATTCATGAGGAGAACGGGCTCTCCTTTATCCTCTCATTGGCGAAGCGGAGCAGCTTTTCGACGTCTTCCCTGATGGTCTCCGGTTCGGGCTTCATAAGCACGTAGAACACGTTCGTCTTGGGCGTAAGCGAGATGTGCTTCACGTTGTGCGGTTTTGGCAGGCTTTCTAGGAGTGCCTTCAGATTTTCAACGTCCCTCCTCTTCTCGAACAGGGCCTCGTACTTCCTGCCCCCCACCTCAATTATCTCTTTCTGAAGGAGGGGCTCGTTCTCTATGTCGGGCCTCATGCGGTAGTAGCCCTTCTGGATGAGGTGTGCCTCACGCTTTATCTGGGCAAAGGGCTTGATGACCACGTAGAGCTTGTCGTGCCTGCTTGTGAGAAGTGCTATCGGGAAATAGAACAGGCTCTGCCTTGGGAGAAGGGTCAGGGTGTACTCAAACTTTCTGATGTTGTCTCTGTTGACCTTGTACACTGCCCTGAACCCTATGTAGCCGCCAAGCCATACGTAATCCTTGTCCTCCGGTTTGACGACTTCCTCGATGGACTGAAGGTAGTGGTACATGAGCTGGAGATTCCACTTTCTGCCCTTGTAGAACTGTATCGACGCCAGCGCCGCGAGCACCATTATTCCCAGCAATATTCCCGATGTCAGCTCCATTATTAGACCTCCATATCTTCGTCTAAGGGATAGTACCTCTGCAGAGTGGTATCATCAACTATCTCGAAGTATTCCAGCTTATCATCTAAAACCTTTACCATGTCCCTCACAATTCTGGCCTGAACCGGCCAGTTGACGGCCATGGCAAAGGGATGCGGCGGGATGTTCCGGGCGAAGGCGACGTATATCGTGGTCTTCTCCTCCTCCACGACCACCTTTGTTACGAGGCCCTCGCTGACTATGTCCATGTTCGTGAATGGGTTTTCAACGCCCCTGAGGAGTTCCAGCACATCCTCAACCCTCAAGGACCATGCCTCCGAGCCTTTCGAGCCACTCCATTCCGCGGGGTTCCTCGGCGAACATGGGCACTTTGACTATCTCAACCTTCTGGAACTTCTTTTCGATTTCTTCAAGAACCCTTCTCTGGGCGTCCAGCTTGACCTTTATTTCCGGTATTTCCCTCTCGACTGTTATCACCTTGTTTACCACTATCATGTTGAGCGGGATCTTGAATTTTTTGAGGTTCTGGTAGGCCCTTTCAGTTTCGTACAGCGGAAGCATCTCGGGATTCATCACAGCCACGACTGAGGTTTTCTTGGGGTCTGTTATTACCTTCTCGACGAACATCACTTCCCTCCGGTATTCCAGGAGCTCCCTCATCACGGGGTCTTCCTCTTCCTCCTTTGGAAGGGTGAACTCCTCCCCCTCCAGCTGGAACTTACGATCGCCGTGGACCTTGGCTATCATCCTCCTCCGTTCGAGTATTTTCTTCCTTATCTCGATGAGCTTGTCGGCCCAGATCAGGGATATCCTGGGGAGGGCCAGAACACGGAGTGTTAGACCCGTCGGGGGCGTGTCAAAGACTATCACGTCCCACTTCTCCCCTTCAAGGAGTATGTTCCTGACGGCCTCCAGGGTGGCATACTCCTCTATTCCGGGGGAGAAGCTGAGAACCTCAAAGTACTTCTCCAGGTTTATCACGGTCAGATAGCGGTACATGTGCTTGAGGTTGTCCTCCAGATGCTTCAGATAGCCCTTTATGAGCTTCTCCATGTCAAGTTCACTCGCGTAGAGGTTCTCTCCAAGTTCCTTCGGCTTGTCCGAGAGCTTTACCATGAAAACGTCGCCTAGGTTGTGTGCCGGGTCTAAGGACACTATGAGCGTCCTGTATCCTCTCTTCGCGAGGGCCGTTGCCAGGGCGGCGCTGGTTGTGGTCTTACCAACACCGCCTTTTCCTATCACAAAAACAGCCCGA includes the following:
- a CDS encoding iron-sulfur cluster assembly protein — protein: MRVEDVLELLRGVENPFTNMDIVSEGLVTKVVVEEEKTTIYVAFARNIPPHPFAMAVNWPVQARIVRDMVKVLDDKLEYFEIVDDTTLQRYYPLDEDMEV
- a CDS encoding DUF2341 domain-containing protein, producing the protein MWRKLRITSIMLVLTLLLGTLGLAVPTITVNVQEIGTGTNRLVSPVWEGRYTLWESGTDVVAVELILTADMPAGTVIYVTLKNSSGVVVSNGTLVVGAGGIPAGTPFNVTVTPVNSAWVDPTQTEVVVLSSEYYGDTSGPIFVNTQKLGIGTYDGSYSRPITVYGSSVFLDYYPIRMLFISSNPSFPWDSLYFTNTTGSCLYYWKEFNGTFVNSDGRTYSWAVFWVNVTNIPANSNETIFVNYLGTGNPCSAYVNPNRVFLFYDNFTSLANWQVGGTPTLSGGELQLDRGDWILSTRSFPVPYSVEVFTNLAYDDGTPYDTRGGGFFSWVYSLGPFVLPYVDSAGSGVGEGIGTEYLNWAGTLIPWSQQDGLVQADASSPITTLNWNYGNSNPTYIMGQWEILNATVTSTSVDFSQVLFLTWNGANWVLSATPSTGIPAYTRSTSSYTITVTSDGRILLGQWSGGPTRVDFVFVRKYVSPEPTYTLGKVYYHLTFVPEPPTASITGASVASTGIPTIASIGKSAPVVLPIEGQNPGGKTIPQLQNKTSEETASNNTSVSERIKELARAANLTLSDDGP
- a CDS encoding ATP-binding protein, which produces MQLVIASGKGGVGKSTVTASLLYLLKDEYRFVAVDADADAPNLDLLLGVDHWEAEKELVGAKVARINTGSCVRCGICQERCPYDCIRVIDGDYVVNELTCEGCNVCGLVCPVQGTITLEEVRSGVVKKTTTRYGFPLISAQLDVGRPNSGKLVTEEKEWAKKLMGELGLEHMIVDSAAGIGCQVVASLGGADAVVLIAEPTPASLSDVQRAYRVVQHFRQPAYLVINKADLNPGFTGLGEWAESEGIPILGEIPYDRAVPRSMGMLRPFVEAFPDSKAAGAMREIAERVKDEILK
- a CDS encoding NifB/NifX family molybdenum-iron cluster-binding protein → MVEKRCLKVAFGMEDDEHLIDAHYGDSEFFAIYKICEDGGIKLLEKRPNRAKDFKEEEDKGHGDPRKFRTVINQLSDMDVLAAFRMGPNFIRIRDSTDKVVFFTQTRELNIALRRVVENFDDLWGQVQAKKD
- a CDS encoding AbrB/MazE/SpoVT family DNA-binding domain-containing protein, producing MVSIRLKVGPKGRIVIPKVFREAYGIKEGGEVIVEPTEKGLVIRGPIEGEELLRKIREERKKINPKRKPKPGELKGISLKDEFDEAWGIEE
- a CDS encoding ATP-binding protein, translating into MQIAVSGGKGGTGKSTVAVNLAIALSDHYDLVLADLDVEAPNDHLLLGVRLANEEPVEMFMPRFDYQKCTRCRKCAEVCEEHAIVAMRDGTPFLMPNLCSGCGACDIVCPVPGAILPGKKLMGHTYLTETPYGFPLVTGRLLEGEERAMPVVSRAKMRARELGKELLMVDTAAGTSNTVSKAIEDSRLIIAVTEPTPLGIHDGELILRLAKLMGIPAVVAVNRSDLGDVAKVREIAERYGAEVIAEIPYSENIIRSYVEGKPVVLTDYPEAGIFREMASRVAEFLGGGE
- the pfdA gene encoding prefoldin subunit alpha, with product MAETNEQLERLAYEYQLLQAQAQLLAQNLELLTLGRNEFQAVKETLEELKKVEEEKPEILVPIGAGSFLKARIEDKENAIVSVGAGYAIEKNLDDAIAYLDARIKEYEEAIARTQEALRKLEGQLGELAQKAQELQQRQAMGFSVKR
- a CDS encoding SDR family oxidoreductase, with protein sequence MRNKLVVVTGGAGFIGSHIAWELVKDNEVIIIDNLYTGKEENVPPGAKLVKADIRDYSAIAELIGHADYVFHEAAQVSVVESIRDPVFTEEVNVIGTINILRALLDGHGKLIFASSAAVYGDNPNLPLKETERPKPLSPYGLTKVAAEEYLRVFHELYGLPVVALRYFNVFGPRQGFNQYAGVISIFINRALRNEPLVIYGDGKQTRDFIYVKDVVRANLLVAESRRSNGRVFNVATGKQTSILELAVKIIEITGANTSIIFDKPRPGDIRHSLADIGEIRKLGFEPEFSLEEGLKKTVEWYATDHHR
- a CDS encoding alpha/beta hydrolase, producing MEVHRAKFGTPERGWVVLVHGLGEHSGRYERLIRMLNDAGFAVYTFDWPGHGRSSGRRGHTSVEEAMEIIDSIIEELNEKPFLFGHSLGGLAVIRYAETRADKVRGVVASSPALARSPKTPSFMVALAKFLGKIAPGITMSNGLDPKLLSRNPEAVRRYIDDPLVHDRISARLGRSIFENMELAHREAKRINVPILLIVGTGDVITPPEGSRRLFKELTVEDREIREFEGAYHEIFEDPEWADEFHEVIVRWFVEHSRSTASEDDADEDGGAGGV
- a CDS encoding adenylosuccinate synthetase, with product MPSYIVVGGQWGDEGKGSVIAYLALKDGPEIIARGGVGTNAGHSVFINGKKYAVRQLPTAFIQRNARLLVGAGVLVDPGVFFHELEHLREFNVAERVGIDYRCSIIEDEHKKLDRSNGHLHERIGTTGSGCGPANADRVMRRARLAKDVPELEPYLTDVAREVNDALDEGKLVLIEGTQGFGLSLYYGTYPYVTSKDTTASAIASDVGIGPTRVDDVIVVFKSFPTRVGAGPFPTEMSQEEAEKLGLVEYGTVTGRRRRVGWFDFEFARYSAKLNGATMLALTMLDKYDREAFGVTDYDKLPRKAREFVEKIEERVGVPVGLIKTGPELEHIIDRREVI
- a CDS encoding ArsA family ATPase, encoding MREFLLPKEGFRAVFVIGKGGVGKTTTSAALATALAKRGYRTLIVSLDPAHNLGDVFMVKLSDKPKELGENLYASELDMEKLIKGYLKHLEDNLKHMYRYLTVINLEKYFEVLSFSPGIEEYATLEAVRNILLEGEKWDVIVFDTPPTGLTLRVLALPRISLIWADKLIEIRKKILERRRMIAKVHGDRKFQLEGEEFTLPKEEEEDPVMRELLEYRREVMFVEKVITDPKKTSVVAVMNPEMLPLYETERAYQNLKKFKIPLNMIVVNKVITVEREIPEIKVKLDAQRRVLEEIEKKFQKVEIVKVPMFAEEPRGMEWLERLGGMVLEG